One window from the genome of Clupea harengus chromosome 19, Ch_v2.0.2, whole genome shotgun sequence encodes:
- the LOC105892154 gene encoding elongation factor 1-alpha yields the protein MGKEKFHINIVVIGHVDSGKSTTTGHLIYKCGGIDKRTIEKFEKEAAEMGKGSFKYAWVLDKLKAERERGITIDIALWKFETGKYYVTIIDAPGHRDFIKNMITGTSQADCAVLIVAAGVGEFEAGISKNGQTREHALLAFTLGVKQLIVGVNKMDSTEPNYSQKRYEEITKEVSAYIKKIGYNPATVAFVPISGWHGDNMLEASAKMPWFKGWKVERKEGNASGTTLLEALDSILPPARPTDKPLRLPLQDVYKIGGIGTVPVGRVETGVLKPGMVVTFAPSAITTEVKSVEMHHESMPEAMPGDNVGFNIKNVSVKDIRRGNVAGDSKNDPPMEAGCFNAQVIILNHPGQISAGYAPVLDCHTAHIACKFNELKEKIDRRSGKKIEDNPKNLKSGDAAIVELIPGKPMCVESFSEYPPLGRFAVRDMRQTVAVGVIKSVEKKAAGAGKVTKSAQKAAKTK from the exons ATGGGCAAGGAAAAATTCCACATTAACATCGTGGTTATCGGCCACGTCGACTCTGGCAAGTCCACCACCACCGGCCATCTCATCTACAAATGCGGAGGCATCGACAAGAGAACCATTGAGAAGTTCGAGAAGGAAGCCGCTGAG ATGGGAAAGGGCTCCTTCAAGTACGCCTGGGTGCTGGACAAACTGAAGGCAGAGCGTGAGCGTGGTATCACCATTGACATTGCTCTCTGGAAGTTTGAGACCGGCAAGTACTATGTCACCATTATTGATGCCCCTGGACACAGAGATTTCATCAAGAACATGATCACTGGCACATCCCAG gctgactgtgctgtgctgattgTTGCTGCCGGAGTGGGTGAGTTTGAGGCCGGTATCTCCAAGAATGGACAGACCCGTGAGCACGCCCTCCTTGCTTTCACCCTGGGAGTGAAACAGCTCATTGTTGGAGTCAACAAGATGGACTCCACCGAGCCCAACTACAGCCAAAAGCGTTACGAGGAAATCACCAAGGAAGTCAGCGCCTACATCAAGAAGATCGGCTACAACCCTGCCACTGTTGCCTTTGTGCCCATCTCTGGTTGGCATGGAGACAACATGCTGGAGGCCAGCGCCAAG ATGCCCTGGTTCAAGGGGTGGAAGGTTGAGCGCAAGGAGGGTAATGCCAGCGGTACCACTCTGCTGGAGGCCCTTGACTCAATCCTGCCCCCTGCCCGCCCCACCGACAAGcccctccgtctccctcttCAGGATGTGTACAAAATTGGAG GTATTGGAACAGTACCCGTGGGTCGTGTGGAGACCGGTGTCCTGAAGCCTGGTATGGTTGTGACCTTCGCCCCCTCCGCCATCACCACTGAAGTCAAGTCTGTGGAGATGCACCATGAGTCTATGCCAGAGGCTATGCCCGGTGACAATGTTGGCTTCAACATTAAGAACGTGTCAGTCAAGGATATCCGTCGTGGCAACGTCGCTGGAGACAGCAAGAACGACCCACCTATGGAGGCCGGATGCTTCAATGCTCAG GTCATCATCCTGAACCACCCTGGCCAGATCAGTGCTGGCTATGCACCTGTGCTGGATTGCCACACCGCTCACATTGCCTGCAAGTTCAATGAGCTGAAGGAGAAGATCGACCGTCGTTCTGGCAAGAAGATTGAGGACAACCCCAAGAATCTGAAGTCTGGTGACGCTGCCATTGTTGAACTGATCCCTGGCAAGCccatgtgtgtggagagctTCTCCGAATACCCTCCCCTCG GTCGTTTCGCTGTCCGTGACATGAGGCAGACCGTGGCTGTTGGAGTCATCAAGAGCGTTGAGAAGAAGGCCGCCGGTGCAGGCAAGGTCACCAAGTCCGCACAGAAGGCTGCCAAGACCAAGTGA
- the LOC105892153 gene encoding elongation factor 1-alpha-like, whose translation MGKEKIHINIVVIGHVDSGKSTTTGHLIYKCGGIDKRTIEKFEKEAAEMGKGSFKYAWVLDKLKAERERGITIDISLWKFETSKYYVTIIDAPGHRDFIKNMITGTSQADCAVLIVAAGVGEFEAGISKNGQTREHALLAYTLGVKQLIVGVNKMDSTEPPYSQKRYEEITKEVSTYIKKIGYNPATVGFVPISGWHGDNMLEPSQNMTWFKGWKVERKEGGATGTTLLEALDSILPPSRPTDKALRLPLQDVYKIGGIGTVPVGRVETGVLKPGMIVTFAPANVTTEVKSVEMHHESLTEALPGDNVGFNVKNISVKDIRRGNVAGDSKNDPPMEAANFTAQVIILNHPGQIQAGYAPVLDCHTAHIACKFAELKEKIDRRSGKKMEDNPKALKSGDAAIIVMVPGKSMCVESFAKYPPLGRFAVRDMRQTVAVGVIKAVEKKAPSAAKVTKSAVKAAKTVK comes from the exons ATGGGCAAAGAAAAGATACACATCAACATCGTGGTCATTGGACATGTCGACTCTGGCAAGTCAACTACCACCGGTCACCTCATTTACAAATGCGGTGGCATTGATAAGAGAACCATCGAGAAATTCGAGAAAGAAGCTGCTGAG ATGGGCAAAGGCTCCTTCAAGTACGCTTGGGTGCTGGACAAGCTGAAAGCTGAGCGTGAGCGTGGTATCACCATTGACATCTCTCTCTGGAAGTTTGAAACCAGCAAGTACTATGTCACAATTATTGATGCCCCTGGACACAGAGACTTCATCAAGAACATGATCACTGGCACATCCCAG gctgactgtgctgtgctgattgTTGCTGCTGGAGTGGGTGAGTTCGAGGCCGGTATCTCCAAGAATGGACAGACTCGTGAGCACGCTCTTCTTGCATACACCCTTGGTGTGAAGCAGCTCATTGTTGGAGTCAACAAGATGGACTCCACTGAGCCCCCCTACAGCCAGAAGCGTTATGAGGAAATCACCAAGGAAGTCAGCACCTACATCAAGAAGATCGGCTACAACCCTGCCACTGTTGGTTTTGTGCCCATCTCTGGTTGGCATGGAGACAACATGCTGGAGCCCAGCCAGAAC ATGACCTGGTTTAAAGGTTGGAAAGTTGAGCGTAAGGAGGGAGGTGCCACTGGTACCACCCTGCTGGAGGCTCTGGACTCCATCTTGCCCCCATCCCGCCCCACTGACAAAGCTCTGCGTCTTCCCCTGCAGGATGTCTACAAGATTGGCG GTATTGGAACCGTACCCGTGGGTCGTGTGGAGACAGGTGTCCTGAAGCCTGGTATGATTGTGACCTTTGCCCCTGCCAACGTCACCACTGAGGTGAAGTCTGTTGAGATGCATCATGAATCTCTTACCGAGGCTCTGCCCGGCGACAATGTTGGCTTCAATGTCAAGAACATTTCAGTCAAGGACATTCGTCGTGGCAACGTGGCTGGAGACAGCAAGAACGACCCCCCTATGGAGGCTGCTAACTTCACTGCTCAG GTCATCATTCTGAACCACCCTGGTCAGATCCAGGCTGGGTATGCACCTGTGCTGGACTGTCACACTGCTCACATTGCCTGCAAGTTTGCTGAGCTGAAGGAGAAAATTGATCGCCGTTCTGGCAAGAAGATGGAGGACAACCCCAAGGCCCTGAAATCTGGCGATGCTGCCATCATCGTGATGGTTCCTGGAAAGTccatgtgtgtggagagtttcGCCAAGTACCCCCCGCTTG GTCGTTTTGCTGTGCGTGACATGAGGCAGACCGTCGCAGTCGGTGTCATAAAGGCCGTCGAAAAGAAGGCCCCCAGCGCAGCTAAGGTCACCAAGTCTGCTGTGAAGGCCGCCAAAACCGTGAAGTGA